In the Candidatus Woesearchaeota archaeon genome, one interval contains:
- a CDS encoding ABC transporter ATP-binding protein yields MKRVTKTKSKTSQTPIIRLENVWKIYKMGEVEVPAVKGLNLDINKGEFVSIMGPSGSGKSTTMNMVGCLDIPTKGKIFLSGQNIAHLEESDLAQIRGKTIGFIFQQFNLISTLTALENVTLPMIFQGISQTKREKRAAKLLGLVKLKHRMFHKPSELSGGEQQRVAIARALCNDPEIILADEPTGNLDSKTGKEVMKMLKDLNRQEGKTLIIVTHDSDVGKLADRMEMLKDGEIISTKKK; encoded by the coding sequence ATGAAGAGGGTCACAAAAACTAAATCTAAAACCTCGCAAACGCCAATAATTAGATTAGAAAATGTTTGGAAAATTTATAAAATGGGTGAAGTAGAAGTTCCTGCAGTTAAAGGTCTTAATCTTGATATTAATAAAGGAGAATTTGTATCAATCATGGGTCCTAGCGGAAGTGGAAAATCTACAACAATGAATATGGTTGGTTGTTTAGACATTCCCACAAAAGGAAAGATTTTTTTGAGTGGCCAAAATATTGCTCATTTGGAAGAATCAGATCTTGCCCAAATAAGAGGTAAAACAATTGGGTTTATTTTTCAACAATTCAATCTTATTTCAACTCTAACAGCACTTGAAAATGTAACTTTACCAATGATTTTTCAAGGAATTAGTCAAACTAAACGCGAAAAACGTGCAGCAAAACTATTAGGATTAGTAAAACTCAAACATCGTATGTTTCACAAGCCATCTGAATTAAGTGGTGGCGAACAACAAAGAGTTGCAATTGCAAGAGCGCTTTGTAATGATCCTGAAATTATTTTAGCAGATGAACCTACAGGAAATTTAGATTCAAAAACTGGTAAAGAAGTTATGAAAATGCTAAAAGACCTAAATAGACAAGAAGGTAAAACATTAATTATTGTAACTCATGATTCAGATGTTGGTAAACTAGCAGACAGAATGGAAATGTTAAAAGATGGAGAAATCATTTCAACAAAGAAAAAATGA
- a CDS encoding PQQ-binding-like beta-propeller repeat protein → MKRGSFILVLLSILFVLASASVIAISSSSSSTSEWTMFGRDSYHASYYPAMFNLTKLDLMWNYSTGSSVISSPAIKNDMLYVGSLDNKFYAINVSDGQQIWNYTSGGEIWSSPAIAGDIIYFGSADNKLYALNTTNGDEIWNYSALGAIYSSPVVYGDLIYFGARDYRMYGLYLNGSRNWRNSVSGSYIDSSPIATSTGLYACAYNKLHKLNLGTGSSEWGSPPSVTCGYELGSSPVYYGSQDRIFVGSSSGGTYSYDYFSASPAQTWSTGVTKSSPSIKASYIYVSGGTTVYSYFYSDPNPTWQTDIGSSVVGNIALTSNLLFVGTTDGYVHALNITNGDTVWNYSIGSSINSSPVIADDTLYVGADNGKIYAFKAGYYVDPTAPIISELINTTTNDTATINFSTDDLTNATIKYGLDIQLDLGVVVEESFLNIQNIVILNLINSTLYHYKITSCNDDGLCTNSSIYNFTTQENEPPTYSANITDPSNEVGDVQTNTTFIFNITNNGTATGVNYTFSALNIGGADVSELNKTSAIINSGESTLVSLKTGSLTEGFFYFNFTVTSSDNSSINETIQVLLTVKAVPGMVIDSSGSYDLSQDVLSEGVGVQILSSDVILDCQNNQINYSNSVFNTNYFGIEIEEGLDNITIQNCVINQMNESNSNADGIVIMSDDVIIINNSIFVSGSNGIVLDDFVSETIISNNQINNTGDISGYGIELNSQNQNNSLINNNISRFTNAFKVSSPADKNFLKYFTEYAAIEWNQTDITIVGDFILNEDLILDNNNITFFKDENKINLNSSSILSLYNLNYPTAPQFFRDGVDCGSTNDCNLSYLENIIFANVSSTMHSFITGFGCSELTSNLTLTNDVSSNNTCFNIQTEGVVLDCANHTIIYSNDGGFGYGINISASNVEIKNCKIIEGQVTGTSGKYGIFSLNSDNLILENNNITTVSMYASGINLLSSGHNLVFANAINTSGSNAIGVISSSAQDINNTINYNTIITSGSFAYPILVEAPNNIIEHNVLISTGANSHAICEFNSGVNSDDLLINNNSIFTSNSGYGIYLSKMSTENVIITDNVIETNYSLANGIHLKGGSNSVNNQVDNNTINIYGTNSIAIFGDFRYTNISNNVINSAATISTGIKLDSDSDFNNIWFNEINLTQASSTGINVYFSDGNLINQNNLIIPGSNSYGIYLFSAQKNSLENNLIETTSFSIYDNYAGYYNIVLFNNSFAQIFVNKTNLTTQLNLSQNTIYLEQGNLGIIDSDKMQQLNGSATIQLRNLTEFNETPLFLKNGEVCDDINMCNISWNNDSKILTANVSSFSNYSVPIIISAYDGCDFIIDSCQDLDSLGVYCLNESVISDSTCFNVLSDNIGLNCLQNKINYSMQNILGYGVNVTGYDNVTVKNCIITENSITPNYKYAIYLSNSNNNSIDNNSILTIGQFSYGFKLESVDDSIFLNNLINSSGSYGRGIVPSSCVNDSFFNNIIYSASNSVMSSGSISNFLNFSNNYFDKFLTVKSDNLFFFNNTINNSVTGLTISDSEFPVVKNNSFYPSTAHSTAISLDESAFGLFLGNNFHSNSALKISSASSPSIYLNHTFLDNNHNQKDIKYDFGMQDQIILENQNLTDIYSEIFCAYCLNVTYSNITFNSGSFYLLYSENSQIINSDFNFNKTMLYSIYNMLFQKSSNNLVYNNSIYLTAVASSAFKLVEESENNNFTQNILQTNASSAKLIDIDSSSSNNNFIFNTFLTNASSTQTIYLKSRENLIRSNNITTIQTTSPGIYVSNWDNLVDNNSILTQGGSAHGVLIGDYAYYNNFTNNSVSTLGDESYGFYGDLDSNSIYENNQIYTFGVDSWGIYIDWRNATLINNLINSSSNSIFLNPIDYSVLIYNNSNGSIRWNFTDATVEPNLIIGESIFLEQNNLGISSFHNSTWLNTTAEITFHNLPEWINESIELWENNQTRCDNESSCNITYYDGTEGMLIANVSHFSNYTVRGDGAEITIEYDLPSVGSWYLISVPVEVDSLAVTDLFGDLSGSYQVWGWNDGWVL, encoded by the coding sequence ATGAAAAGAGGTAGTTTTATTTTAGTTCTATTAAGTATATTATTTGTTTTAGCGTCAGCAAGTGTTATTGCTATTAGTAGTTCTTCAAGTTCAACATCTGAATGGACTATGTTTGGACGAGATTCATATCATGCAAGTTATTATCCCGCAATGTTTAATTTAACAAAATTAGATTTGATGTGGAATTATTCTACTGGTTCTTCAGTTATTTCTAGTCCTGCAATAAAAAATGATATGTTATATGTGGGAAGTTTAGATAATAAATTTTACGCAATTAATGTTTCCGATGGACAACAAATTTGGAACTATACTTCAGGTGGAGAAATTTGGTCAAGTCCTGCAATTGCAGGAGATATTATTTATTTTGGGAGTGCAGATAACAAACTATATGCGCTAAATACAACTAATGGTGATGAGATTTGGAATTATTCCGCATTAGGTGCAATTTATTCATCTCCAGTAGTTTATGGTGATTTAATTTATTTTGGCGCTCGCGATTATCGGATGTATGGACTATATTTAAACGGTTCAAGAAATTGGCGGAATTCAGTTTCAGGATCATATATTGATTCATCTCCAATTGCGACATCTACAGGATTATACGCTTGTGCATATAATAAATTACATAAACTTAATTTAGGCACGGGAAGTTCTGAATGGGGGAGTCCACCTTCTGTAACCTGTGGATATGAATTAGGATCTAGTCCAGTATATTATGGTTCGCAAGATAGGATATTTGTTGGAAGTTCTTCAGGGGGAACATATTCTTATGATTATTTTAGTGCTAGTCCTGCCCAAACTTGGTCTACTGGAGTAACCAAATCTTCTCCAAGTATTAAAGCTAGTTACATATATGTTTCAGGCGGAACAACGGTATATTCCTATTTTTATTCAGATCCAAATCCTACTTGGCAAACAGATATAGGTTCTTCTGTTGTTGGAAATATTGCATTAACAAGTAATTTATTATTTGTTGGAACTACTGATGGATATGTTCATGCACTAAATATTACTAATGGGGATACGGTTTGGAATTATTCTATTGGTTCAAGTATTAATTCATCTCCAGTTATTGCAGATGATACATTATATGTTGGAGCAGATAATGGTAAAATTTATGCATTCAAAGCAGGTTATTACGTTGATCCAACTGCGCCAATTATTAGTGAATTAATAAATACAACAACTAACGATACTGCAACAATAAACTTCAGTACTGATGATTTAACCAACGCAACGATTAAATATGGACTTGATATTCAACTTGATTTAGGTGTTGTTGTTGAAGAATCATTTTTAAATATTCAAAATATTGTTATTCTTAATTTAATTAATTCAACATTATATCATTACAAGATTACGAGTTGTAATGATGATGGACTTTGCACTAATTCAAGTATTTATAATTTTACTACTCAAGAAAATGAACCTCCAACATATTCTGCTAACATAACTGATCCAAGCAATGAAGTTGGCGATGTGCAGACCAATACCACTTTTATTTTTAACATAACTAACAATGGTACTGCAACAGGAGTTAATTATACATTTTCAGCATTAAATATTGGTGGGGCGGATGTTTCAGAACTTAATAAAACTTCAGCAATCATAAATTCTGGTGAGTCAACATTAGTTTCATTAAAAACTGGATCTTTAACCGAAGGGTTTTTTTACTTTAATTTTACAGTTACTAGTTCTGATAACAGTTCAATAAATGAAACAATACAAGTACTACTAACTGTCAAAGCAGTTCCTGGGATGGTTATTGATTCTTCAGGAAGTTATGATTTAAGTCAGGATGTTTTAAGCGAAGGAGTCGGAGTTCAAATACTTTCAAGCGATGTTATTTTAGATTGTCAAAATAATCAAATTAATTATAGTAATTCTGTATTTAATACGAATTATTTTGGTATTGAAATAGAAGAAGGTCTAGATAATATCACAATACAAAATTGCGTAATAAATCAAATGAATGAAAGTAATTCTAATGCGGATGGAATTGTTATTATGTCTGATGATGTAATTATAATTAATAATAGTATTTTTGTTTCTGGTTCTAATGGAATTGTTTTGGATGATTTTGTTTCAGAAACAATAATTTCAAATAATCAAATTAATAATACTGGAGATATTTCGGGATATGGAATTGAATTAAATTCCCAAAATCAAAATAATTCATTAATTAATAATAATATTTCGAGATTTACTAATGCGTTTAAAGTAAGTTCTCCTGCTGATAAAAATTTTCTTAAATATTTTACGGAGTATGCAGCTATTGAGTGGAATCAAACTGATATTACTATTGTTGGCGATTTTATTTTAAATGAAGATTTGATTTTAGATAATAATAACATAACTTTTTTTAAAGATGAAAATAAAATAAATTTAAATTCATCTTCAATATTATCTTTATATAATTTGAATTATCCAACTGCGCCACAATTTTTTAGGGATGGAGTTGATTGTGGTAGCACTAATGATTGTAATTTAAGTTACTTGGAAAATATTATTTTTGCAAATGTATCATCTACCATGCATTCATTCATAACTGGATTTGGGTGCTCCGAATTAACTTCAAATTTAACATTAACTAATGATGTTTCATCCAATAACACTTGTTTTAACATTCAAACGGAAGGAGTTGTATTAGATTGTGCTAATCATACCATAATTTATTCTAATGATGGAGGGTTTGGTTATGGAATTAACATAAGTGCATCTAATGTCGAAATTAAAAATTGCAAAATCATAGAAGGTCAAGTTACAGGCACATCAGGAAAATATGGAATTTTTAGTTTAAATTCAGATAATTTAATTTTAGAAAACAATAATATAACCACAGTAAGTATGTATGCGTCTGGAATTAATTTGTTAAGTTCAGGACATAATCTAGTTTTTGCAAACGCTATTAATACTTCTGGAAGTAACGCAATTGGTGTAATTTCTTCATCTGCTCAAGATATCAATAATACTATTAATTACAACACAATTATTACTAGTGGATCTTTTGCATATCCAATTTTAGTTGAAGCACCAAATAATATTATTGAACATAATGTGTTAATATCAACAGGTGCAAATTCTCACGCGATTTGTGAATTTAATTCAGGAGTCAATTCAGATGATTTGTTAATAAATAATAATTCGATCTTTACTTCAAATTCAGGGTATGGAATATATTTATCTAAAATGTCAACTGAAAATGTAATTATAACTGATAATGTGATAGAAACTAATTATTCTTTAGCAAATGGAATTCATCTTAAAGGAGGGAGTAATTCAGTCAATAATCAAGTGGATAATAATACTATTAATATTTATGGAACAAATTCGATTGCTATTTTTGGAGATTTTAGATACACAAATATTTCAAATAATGTCATAAATTCTGCTGCCACAATTTCTACAGGTATTAAATTAGATAGTGATTCTGATTTTAATAATATTTGGTTTAATGAAATAAATTTAACTCAAGCATCCTCCACAGGAATTAATGTATACTTTTCAGATGGTAATTTAATTAATCAAAATAATCTAATTATTCCCGGATCTAATTCGTATGGTATTTATCTTTTTTCTGCGCAAAAAAATTCGCTTGAAAATAATTTAATTGAAACTACTAGTTTTTCAATATATGATAATTATGCTGGATATTATAATATTGTATTATTTAATAATTCTTTTGCTCAAATTTTTGTGAATAAAACAAATTTAACTACTCAGTTAAATCTTTCTCAAAATACAATTTATCTTGAACAAGGGAATTTAGGAATTATTGATAGTGATAAAATGCAGCAATTAAATGGTTCTGCCACAATACAATTAAGAAATCTAACTGAGTTTAATGAAACTCCTTTGTTTTTAAAAAATGGCGAGGTTTGTGATGATATTAATATGTGCAATATTTCTTGGAATAATGATTCTAAAATTTTAACTGCTAATGTATCTAGTTTTAGTAATTATTCAGTCCCAATTATTATTTCTGCATATGATGGTTGTGACTTTATTATTGATAGTTGTCAAGATTTAGATTCTTTAGGAGTTTATTGTTTAAATGAATCAGTAATTTCTGATTCAACTTGTTTTAATGTTTTGAGTGATAATATTGGATTGAATTGTTTACAAAATAAAATAAATTATTCTATGCAAAATATTCTTGGTTATGGTGTTAATGTTACGGGATATGATAATGTGACTGTTAAAAATTGTATCATAACTGAAAATTCAATTACTCCAAATTATAAGTATGCAATATATTTATCAAATTCCAATAATAATTCAATTGATAATAACTCTATTTTAACAATTGGTCAGTTTTCATATGGATTTAAACTTGAAAGTGTTGATGATTCTATATTTTTGAATAATTTAATTAATTCTTCGGGGAGTTATGGACGAGGAATTGTGCCCTCCTCTTGTGTTAATGATTCTTTTTTTAATAATATAATTTATTCCGCATCTAATTCAGTTATGTCTTCTGGTAGCATATCTAATTTTTTGAATTTTTCAAATAATTATTTTGATAAATTTTTGACGGTAAAAAGTGATAATTTATTCTTTTTTAATAATACTATTAATAATTCAGTAACAGGATTAACCATTTCTGATTCTGAATTTCCAGTTGTTAAAAATAATTCATTTTATCCATCGACTGCGCATTCAACTGCAATAAGTCTTGATGAATCTGCGTTCGGGTTATTTTTAGGTAATAATTTTCATTCTAATTCTGCGCTTAAAATAAGTAGTGCATCGTCACCATCAATTTATTTAAATCACACTTTTTTAGATAATAATCATAACCAAAAAGATATAAAATATGATTTTGGAATGCAGGATCAAATAATTTTAGAAAATCAAAATTTAACTGATATTTATTCTGAGATTTTTTGCGCATACTGTTTAAATGTAACTTATTCAAATATTACTTTTAATTCAGGATCATTTTATTTGTTATATTCAGAAAATTCTCAAATAATAAATTCAGATTTTAACTTTAATAAAACAATGCTTTATTCAATTTATAATATGTTGTTTCAAAAATCATCTAATAATTTAGTTTATAATAATTCAATATATTTGACTGCAGTAGCTTCATCTGCATTTAAACTGGTTGAAGAGTCAGAGAATAATAATTTCACTCAAAATATTTTGCAAACGAATGCTAGTTCTGCAAAATTAATAGATATTGATTCAAGTTCAAGTAACAATAATTTTATTTTTAATACATTTTTGACAAATGCATCATCTACTCAAACTATCTATCTCAAATCTCGCGAAAATTTAATTAGATCAAATAATATTACTACAATTCAAACTACTAGTCCTGGAATTTACGTTTCTAATTGGGATAACTTGGTTGATAATAATTCTATTTTGACTCAAGGAGGGTCGGCTCATGGAGTTTTAATTGGCGACTATGCTTATTATAATAATTTTACAAATAATTCTGTATCTACATTAGGTGATGAATCTTATGGTTTTTATGGTGATTTGGATTCTAATTCGATATATGAAAATAATCAAATTTATACTTTCGGAGTTGACTCTTGGGGAATTTATATTGATTGGAGAAATGCGACTTTAATTAATAATTTAATTAATTCCTCATCAAATTCGATATTTTTAAACCCCATAGATTATTCAGTTTTAATTTATAATAA